In Acidobacteriota bacterium, one DNA window encodes the following:
- a CDS encoding enoyl-CoA hydratase/isomerase family protein yields MSEELIVVRRELPLGWVIVNRPAQRNALNAAMWQALGEAVHALAQDDGVRVIIVTGAGEQAFIAGADIAELKAQTANAELIETNIRESLTGLNAITAATRPVIAMINGACFGGGVLVAATCDLRFASATAQFGIPAGKLGLAYPFEEGVLRLVNLIGPANAADVLLSGRAFDADEARQMGLINRVLPAAGLEAHTREYALRLAETAPLSLAAHKLAIQQAQLAADERDRAACLAAIKRCYESADHREGLEAFLAKRPPRFQGR; encoded by the coding sequence ATGAGTGAAGAATTGATTGTTGTGCGCCGTGAATTGCCGCTGGGTTGGGTGATTGTGAATCGTCCGGCACAGCGCAATGCGCTGAACGCGGCGATGTGGCAGGCGTTAGGCGAAGCCGTGCATGCATTGGCGCAGGATGATGGAGTGCGCGTCATCATTGTCACCGGCGCGGGCGAGCAGGCGTTCATCGCGGGTGCGGACATTGCCGAATTGAAAGCGCAGACCGCAAACGCCGAACTGATTGAAACGAACATCCGCGAATCATTGACCGGATTGAACGCCATCACCGCCGCGACCAGACCGGTCATTGCGATGATCAATGGCGCATGTTTTGGCGGCGGGGTTTTAGTCGCGGCGACTTGCGATTTGCGCTTTGCCAGCGCGACGGCGCAATTCGGCATCCCGGCGGGCAAATTGGGGCTGGCGTATCCATTTGAAGAAGGCGTGCTGCGCCTGGTCAATTTGATTGGCCCCGCCAATGCGGCGGATGTGCTGTTGTCGGGCCGCGCCTTTGATGCGGATGAGGCGCGGCAGATGGGATTGATCAATCGCGTCTTGCCCGCCGCAGGGTTGGAAGCCCACACGCGGGAATATGCGTTGCGGCTGGCCGAAACGGCGCCGCTTTCACTGGCTGCACACAAACTGGCAATTCAGCAGGCGCAGTTGGCAGCGGACGAGCGTGACCGCGCGGCCTGTCTGGCCGCCATCAAACGCTGTTATGAAAGCGCCGATCACCGCGAAGGCTTAGAGGCGTTTTTGGCGAAACGCCCCCCACGGTTTCAAGGGCGTTGA
- a CDS encoding HNH endonuclease: protein MVHSRKVLLLNASYEPLSVVGAPKALTLVWRRVAEVVEKDPGHILRSPRFVFDVPSVIRLMTYVNVRTRQNRATQRHRILARDRHRCQYCGKKGTPFDLTLDHIMPRSRGGKMVAENLVTACQICNNRKGDRTPEEARMPMLMNPAALFYGLERTALQQAAERRPEWRKYLFLEDEREALRA, encoded by the coding sequence ATGGTTCATTCTCGCAAAGTGCTTCTGTTAAATGCTTCGTATGAGCCGTTGAGCGTTGTGGGCGCGCCCAAAGCGCTGACGCTGGTTTGGCGGCGGGTGGCCGAAGTCGTTGAGAAAGACCCCGGCCACATCTTGCGTTCGCCGCGTTTCGTGTTTGACGTGCCGTCGGTGATTCGGTTGATGACTTACGTCAACGTGCGCACGCGGCAGAATCGCGCGACGCAGCGCCATCGCATTCTGGCGCGTGACCGGCATCGTTGCCAGTATTGCGGCAAGAAAGGCACGCCCTTCGATTTGACGCTCGATCACATCATGCCGCGTTCGCGCGGGGGCAAGATGGTGGCTGAAAACCTGGTCACGGCTTGCCAAATCTGCAACAACCGCAAAGGCGACCGGACGCCGGAAGAAGCGCGCATGCCGATGCTGATGAACCCGGCGGCCCTGTTTTATGGCCTGGAACGCACCGCCTTGCAACAGGCCGCCGAACGTCGGCCCGAATGGCGCAAATATCTATTCCTGGAAGACGAGCGCGAAGCGTTGCGCGCGTAA
- the thrS gene encoding threonine--tRNA ligase — protein sequence MQNQAVAQVGAGLSAFEAIKQQDREAAKKAIAARLFRQGVKQDELVDLSYQLKDGETVEALTPEAGNEALEVYRHSTAHLLAAAVLDLFPGTKLGIGPALLDDPKGGFYYDFHREDGRFTPEDLQKIEKRMRDLIKRNLEYKRIEMPKAEAEQKFAALGEPLKCELIEQKAGAVVSCYTIEGTPFVDFCLGPHLPSTNKIKAIKLLSIAGAHWKGDEARPQMQRIYGTSFFSQEELDEWVKQKEEAEKRDHRKLGVELDLFSFSDAIGPGLVLWHPNAALIRKGIEQFLNDELYRRGYSFVNTPHVTQSELFRISGHLENYQEGLYPAMKDKENEEIEYRMKPMNCPFHIQIFKSRQRSYRELPQRYAEYGMVYRYERSGVTHGLMRARGFTQDDAHLFCTPEQLVHEVIACLDLVDFVMKAFGFEYKAELSVRHPTDHSKYMGADEVWVMAEAALTDALNQYGLPYQRMEDEAAFYGPKIDFKVVDAIKRTWQLSTIQVDFNLPQRFGLEYIGSDNKGHQPIMVHRAILGSFERFFGILIEHYAGAFPVWLAPVQAVVLPISDRFNEQAQKVEAELKAAGHRIAADLRSEKIGAKIRDAQLKKTPFMLVIGEREAESGTIAVRDRVKGDTGAVPVAEFSAKLKELVSARALQT from the coding sequence ATACAAAATCAAGCAGTAGCACAAGTAGGCGCCGGTCTCTCGGCGTTTGAAGCGATCAAACAACAAGACCGCGAGGCGGCCAAAAAGGCCATCGCTGCGCGGCTGTTCCGCCAGGGCGTCAAACAGGACGAGCTGGTGGATTTGAGCTATCAACTGAAAGATGGCGAGACCGTTGAGGCACTGACGCCGGAAGCCGGTAACGAGGCGTTGGAAGTGTACCGCCATTCGACGGCGCACCTCTTGGCAGCGGCGGTGTTGGATTTGTTTCCCGGCACGAAGCTGGGCATCGGCCCGGCGTTGCTGGATGACCCGAAGGGCGGGTTTTATTACGACTTTCACCGTGAGGATGGCCGCTTCACGCCGGAAGATTTGCAGAAGATCGAGAAACGCATGCGCGACTTGATCAAGCGCAACCTGGAGTACAAGCGCATCGAAATGCCCAAAGCCGAGGCTGAACAAAAGTTCGCCGCGCTGGGCGAGCCGCTCAAGTGCGAGTTGATTGAACAGAAAGCGGGCGCGGTCGTCAGTTGCTACACCATCGAGGGCACGCCTTTTGTAGATTTCTGCTTGGGGCCGCATCTCCCTTCGACGAACAAGATCAAGGCGATCAAGCTGCTCTCGATTGCTGGCGCGCATTGGAAGGGCGACGAAGCGCGCCCGCAGATGCAGCGCATTTACGGTACCTCCTTCTTCTCGCAGGAAGAGTTGGATGAGTGGGTCAAGCAGAAGGAAGAGGCCGAAAAGCGCGATCATCGCAAGTTGGGCGTTGAGCTTGATCTGTTCAGCTTCAGCGATGCGATCGGGCCAGGCTTGGTGTTATGGCATCCAAACGCCGCGCTGATTCGCAAAGGTATCGAGCAGTTCCTTAATGATGAACTTTACCGGCGTGGCTATAGCTTTGTGAATACGCCGCATGTGACGCAGTCCGAACTCTTCCGTATTTCCGGTCACCTCGAAAATTATCAGGAAGGCCTTTATCCGGCGATGAAGGACAAAGAGAACGAGGAGATCGAATATCGGATGAAGCCGATGAACTGCCCGTTCCACATTCAGATCTTTAAGTCACGGCAGCGTTCGTACCGTGAGCTGCCGCAGCGGTATGCGGAATACGGCATGGTTTATCGCTACGAGCGTTCGGGCGTGACGCACGGCTTGATGCGGGCACGCGGTTTTACGCAAGACGATGCGCATCTCTTTTGCACGCCGGAGCAGTTGGTACACGAGGTCATTGCCTGTTTGGACTTGGTGGACTTTGTGATGAAAGCCTTCGGCTTTGAATACAAAGCCGAGTTGTCCGTGCGTCATCCAACAGATCATTCCAAGTACATGGGTGCGGATGAAGTCTGGGTGATGGCCGAAGCGGCGTTGACCGATGCACTGAATCAATATGGCTTGCCATACCAGCGGATGGAAGACGAAGCGGCGTTTTACGGGCCGAAGATTGATTTCAAGGTCGTGGATGCGATCAAGCGGACGTGGCAGCTTTCCACCATTCAGGTGGATTTCAATCTGCCGCAACGATTCGGCCTGGAATACATCGGTTCGGATAACAAAGGGCACCAGCCGATTATGGTGCACCGCGCGATTCTGGGTTCGTTCGAGCGGTTTTTCGGCATCTTGATCGAGCATTACGCAGGCGCCTTCCCGGTTTGGCTGGCACCTGTGCAGGCGGTCGTGCTGCCGATTTCGGATCGCTTCAACGAACAGGCGCAAAAGGTCGAGGCCGAGTTGAAAGCCGCCGGGCATCGCATCGCGGCGGATTTACGCAGCGAAAAAATCGGCGCCAAAATTCGCGATGCGCAGTTGAAAAAGACTCCCTTCATGCTCGTCATTGGCGAGCGCGAAGCGGAAAGCGGCACCATCGCTGTACGTGACCGCGTCAAAGGGGACACGGGCGCGGTGCCGGTGGCAGAGTTTAGTGCGAAGCTGAAAGAATTGGTCAGCGCGCGCGCTTTGCAAACTTAA
- the infC gene encoding translation initiation factor IF-3 produces the protein MRINERIRVREVRVIDEEGEMIGVMSPQEAVKIARERHLDLVEVAPQAQPPVCRIIDFGKYQYEQKKRAHEAKRKQVVIEVKEIKFRPATDDHDYNFKMKHAKEILQEGNKVKATVRFRGREITHKELGMQLLQRLEQDLKESGIIEVRPRVEGMQMTAIFAAKKQDKPHNEKPKEKRPERQPEKQADNRPAGEPKHGNQ, from the coding sequence GTGCGCATCAACGAACGCATTCGCGTTCGTGAAGTTCGTGTCATTGACGAAGAAGGCGAGATGATCGGAGTCATGTCGCCGCAAGAAGCGGTCAAAATTGCGCGTGAGCGTCACCTGGATTTGGTCGAGGTCGCGCCGCAAGCGCAGCCGCCCGTGTGCCGCATCATTGATTTCGGCAAGTACCAATACGAGCAGAAGAAGCGCGCGCACGAGGCCAAGCGCAAGCAGGTCGTCATCGAGGTCAAGGAGATCAAGTTCCGTCCCGCGACCGACGATCACGACTACAACTTCAAGATGAAGCATGCCAAAGAGATTTTGCAGGAAGGGAACAAGGTCAAGGCGACCGTCCGCTTCCGGGGCCGCGAAATCACGCACAAGGAACTGGGTATGCAGTTGCTGCAACGCCTGGAACAGGACTTAAAAGAAAGCGGCATCATTGAAGTCCGCCCGCGTGTCGAAGGCATGCAGATGACCGCGATCTTCGCCGCCAAAAAGCAGGACAAACCGCACAACGAGAAACCGAAAGAGAAACGCCCCGAACGGCAACCAGAGAAACAAGCAGACAACCGTCCGGCAGGCGAGCCGAAACACGGCAATCAATAG